Proteins encoded by one window of Ignavibacteriota bacterium:
- a CDS encoding SMP-30/gluconolactonase/LRE family protein, whose protein sequence is MICFLIYKILKLRNVIKIFPVLVISIFPFSKLFPQFIIDKDTGLEEIANNILQPEGPVWNINNGLLFSDIKGNKIYKWTKENGKDIFLNNSDSTNGLTYDLDGRLIAGQMGKRRIVRFNKDGTQTSLADHYNNKKLNCPNDLVIKSDGSIFFTDPDFNIPAGQQKELSFNGIYRISPKGILQLIETLALPNGICFSPDETKLYVNDSQAHKIYVWDVVDDSIIVNKKLLFTIPVFGYADGMKTDSIGNIYCTCSNAVWIISPSGEQLGKINLPENVSASNCAWGESDKKTLFITAGKSVYKIKPAITKIDEHKLSNNNKFVLYQNYPNPFNPITNIDFEIPEQSFVSLKLFNVLGEEIKILKNGILQSGYHSVTVNSDGLSSGVYFYRVESENFTESKKIIINK, encoded by the coding sequence ATGATTTGTTTTTTAATTTATAAAATATTGAAACTTAGAAATGTAATTAAAATATTTCCAGTACTAGTAATCTCTATTTTCCCTTTTTCGAAATTGTTCCCTCAATTTATAATTGACAAAGATACGGGGCTTGAAGAAATCGCAAATAATATTCTTCAGCCTGAAGGCCCTGTTTGGAATATTAACAATGGACTTTTGTTTTCTGATATTAAAGGGAATAAAATTTATAAATGGACCAAAGAAAACGGAAAGGATATTTTTCTTAATAACTCGGATAGCACAAATGGATTAACATATGATTTAGATGGTAGATTAATTGCGGGACAAATGGGAAAAAGAAGAATAGTAAGATTTAATAAAGATGGTACTCAAACATCGTTAGCAGATCATTATAATAATAAAAAACTTAATTGCCCAAATGATTTAGTAATTAAATCAGACGGCTCAATATTTTTTACTGATCCAGATTTTAATATTCCGGCAGGACAGCAAAAGGAACTTTCATTTAATGGAATATATAGAATAAGTCCAAAGGGAATTCTTCAATTAATAGAAACACTTGCTTTACCTAACGGCATTTGTTTTTCGCCGGATGAAACAAAACTATACGTTAATGATTCTCAAGCTCATAAAATTTATGTTTGGGATGTTGTAGACGATTCAATAATTGTTAATAAAAAATTATTATTTACGATTCCTGTTTTCGGATATGCGGACGGTATGAAAACAGATTCGATAGGTAATATTTATTGTACTTGTTCAAATGCGGTTTGGATTATTTCTCCAAGCGGAGAACAATTAGGTAAAATTAATCTGCCTGAAAATGTTTCGGCTTCCAATTGCGCTTGGGGCGAATCGGATAAGAAAACTTTGTTTATTACAGCAGGTAAATCGGTTTACAAAATCAAACCGGCAATAACAAAAATTGATGAACATAAATTATCAAATAATAATAAATTTGTTCTTTACCAGAACTATCCAAATCCGTTTAATCCGATTACAAATATAGATTTTGAAATTCCCGAACAAAGTTTCGTCTCCTTGAAACTGTTTAATGTATTAGGTGAGGAAATTAAAATATTAAAGAACGGCATTCTTCAAAGCGGTTATCATTCGGTAACTGTAAATTCAGATGGATTAAGTAGCGGAGTTTATTTTTATAGAGTAGAATCTGAAAATTTCACCGAATCAAAAAAGATTATAATAAATAAATAA
- a CDS encoding DUF362 domain-containing protein, with translation MNAFLKKFVKVCPKSGKIKKIILPKGYYRLLLPFVGLAALLWIAFRVIPKPSRAAYPCVKAATPFATSFLIWVTGIAASYKAFSKMKYNFANSSYFRSSLFFALGIILSVFTLSHDGTLSFADNAELKQASLEANKPMGTPVGIFPGRVVWVHNPNATNENCDPMNENHSYFNEENFNQEIVDNMLSQSIQSLTETSTDSAAWDAIFKFHNKTRDKGEVGYKSTEKIFLKMNATSGWGGNYNDSDLSKVYKSWWGGTNQYYGLSETSPTMLKAVLRQLVNVVKVPQGNIYIGDPMKIIYKHIYEYLYPEFPNIHYLDHYGHTNLKRELAEKGTVPVIKYSDKGTVLLDGGVGKDPVYEDKLYKIYEDMEYMINLPQMKGHVRAGVTMFAKNHFGSHIRDGANHLHNGLMKPGETGLVSRTGFGLYRIQVDLMGHYILGKKNLVYLMDALWGTDHELNPPAKWQMPPFNSDYTSSLFASLDPVAIESVGYDFIRSEFTKERYPSSYENVVDVIQMEGVCDYLEQAADSANWPEGIKYDPEGDGKHIGSLGVHEHWNNPIDKEYSKNLGIGNGIELIKIEDAASILSAPSSLSAVVINNDEVKLNWNDNSNEEEGFIIERKENVDNAEYIILDTIAANQIAYIDSSSKFVSSYYYRIKAYNNLLSSKYTQPVMVSNIVVVGVNQESLPNYFKLYQNYPNPFNPITNISFNLSENSDVNLSIYDALGRLVKVLVNSKLTSGYYNYEWNGSNYSGDKTGSGIYFYKITVIANNKKISEIKKMLLVK, from the coding sequence ATGAATGCATTTTTGAAAAAATTTGTAAAGGTGTGTCCAAAATCTGGAAAAATTAAAAAAATAATTTTACCTAAAGGATATTATAGATTGCTTTTACCTTTTGTTGGATTAGCCGCATTACTATGGATCGCGTTTCGAGTAATTCCCAAGCCAAGCCGAGCAGCATATCCTTGTGTTAAGGCGGCAACTCCGTTTGCAACAAGTTTTCTTATTTGGGTAACGGGAATTGCGGCTTCGTATAAGGCATTTTCAAAAATGAAATACAATTTTGCAAATTCTTCTTATTTCAGAAGCAGTTTATTTTTTGCGCTTGGAATAATTTTGAGCGTATTTACTCTTAGTCATGATGGTACTTTATCCTTTGCCGATAATGCGGAATTGAAACAAGCGTCACTCGAGGCCAATAAACCAATGGGAACTCCTGTCGGAATTTTCCCGGGAAGAGTTGTTTGGGTGCATAATCCCAATGCAACAAATGAGAATTGCGATCCGATGAACGAAAATCATTCTTACTTTAATGAAGAAAACTTTAATCAAGAAATTGTGGATAATATGCTGTCGCAATCGATTCAATCATTAACCGAAACTTCAACCGATTCCGCGGCTTGGGACGCCATTTTCAAATTTCACAATAAAACAAGAGACAAAGGCGAAGTCGGTTACAAATCTACTGAAAAAATATTTTTGAAAATGAACGCCACAAGCGGATGGGGCGGAAATTATAACGATTCGGATTTATCAAAAGTTTATAAATCATGGTGGGGCGGAACAAATCAATATTACGGACTTTCCGAGACTTCTCCTACAATGTTAAAAGCAGTTCTGCGCCAACTCGTTAACGTTGTGAAAGTTCCGCAGGGAAATATTTACATCGGCGATCCAATGAAAATAATTTATAAACATATATATGAATATTTATACCCGGAATTTCCCAATATACATTATTTAGATCACTATGGTCATACAAATTTGAAAAGAGAGCTTGCCGAAAAAGGAACCGTCCCCGTTATAAAATATTCAGATAAGGGAACGGTATTGCTCGACGGAGGTGTAGGTAAAGATCCCGTTTATGAAGATAAGTTATATAAAATTTATGAAGATATGGAGTATATGATTAACCTTCCTCAAATGAAAGGACACGTCAGAGCGGGAGTAACAATGTTTGCTAAAAATCATTTTGGGTCGCATATTAGAGACGGTGCCAATCATTTGCATAATGGACTTATGAAACCCGGTGAAACGGGACTAGTTTCACGAACAGGATTTGGATTGTACAGAATTCAAGTTGATTTGATGGGACATTATATTCTTGGTAAAAAAAATCTTGTTTATTTGATGGACGCATTGTGGGGAACGGATCACGAATTAAATCCGCCGGCTAAATGGCAGATGCCGCCATTTAATAGCGACTATACCTCATCGCTATTTGCCTCTCTTGATCCGGTGGCTATTGAATCTGTTGGCTATGATTTTATTAGATCTGAATTTACAAAAGAAAGATATCCTTCAAGTTACGAAAATGTTGTTGACGTAATTCAAATGGAAGGCGTTTGTGATTATTTGGAACAAGCCGCTGATTCCGCAAATTGGCCGGAAGGAATAAAGTATGATCCGGAAGGAGATGGAAAACATATCGGCAGTCTCGGTGTGCATGAACATTGGAATAATCCGATTGATAAAGAATATTCAAAAAATTTGGGAATTGGAAACGGTATTGAATTAATTAAAATTGAAGATGCAGCATCAATTCTATCGGCGCCATCTTCATTATCCGCAGTTGTAATTAATAATGATGAAGTTAAATTAAACTGGAATGATAACTCAAATGAAGAGGAAGGATTCATAATTGAAAGAAAGGAAAATGTAGATAACGCGGAATATATAATTTTAGATACTATAGCAGCAAATCAAATTGCGTATATTGATTCCAGCAGTAAGTTTGTATCCAGTTATTATTATAGAATTAAAGCATATAATAATTTATTAAGCTCCAAATATACGCAGCCAGTAATGGTTTCAAATATTGTTGTTGTCGGCGTAAACCAGGAATCTTTGCCAAATTATTTTAAGCTTTATCAAAACTACCCAAATCCATTTAATCCGATTACAAATATCTCCTTTAATTTAAGTGAAAATTCTGACGTTAATCTTTCCATTTATGATGCTCTTGGAAGATTAGTTAAAGTATTGGTAAACAGCAAATTAACATCGGGGTATTATAATTATGAATGGAACGGCTCAAATTATTCTGGTGATAAAACCGGAAGCGGCATTTACTTCTACAAAATTACAGTAATTGCAAATAATAAAAAAATCAGTGAAATAAAAAAAATGCTCTTAGTGAAATAA
- a CDS encoding radical SAM protein, which translates to MSFPKIISFTLLNACNLRCKMCGQWSETGYVKNKIVETNPQLDLNVWKKLIDEISQHEIRFVLIRGGEPFLFPQIMDLIKYANSKNLFLSIDTNGTMIEKFAEELVQLGKMHITFSVDGPEKIHDEVRGIKGSYQKIKNNIALFNELECKYNKPLSKSICFTISKYSYKGLGEMPNTAREMGIKSINIVPFYYFNTETGAKYESELKNVFKASAYSWKGFYSEDSGIDLMEFQSQYQNYISTLGGIENFPFMPLSFDEYKEWFSNSCSVVGLERCLNVENLIDIQPNGDANFCIDFPDYVFGNIKDKSIEEVWNSEEAEIFRKYRREKPLAVCYRCGAKYCSEIKE; encoded by the coding sequence ATGAGTTTCCCGAAAATTATTTCATTCACTCTTCTGAATGCGTGCAACTTAAGATGTAAAATGTGCGGGCAATGGAGTGAAACCGGATATGTAAAAAATAAAATTGTCGAAACAAATCCGCAATTAGATTTGAATGTATGGAAAAAACTCATTGATGAAATTTCTCAGCATGAAATTAGATTCGTTTTAATTAGGGGAGGAGAACCGTTTCTTTTTCCCCAAATTATGGACTTGATAAAATACGCAAATAGTAAAAATCTGTTTCTTTCAATTGATACGAACGGAACGATGATTGAAAAATTTGCCGAAGAACTTGTGCAATTGGGCAAAATGCATATAACTTTTTCCGTTGACGGACCTGAAAAAATACACGATGAAGTTCGCGGAATTAAAGGAAGTTATCAAAAAATAAAAAATAATATTGCATTATTTAATGAACTTGAATGCAAATATAATAAGCCGCTTAGTAAAAGTATTTGCTTTACAATTAGTAAATATTCTTATAAAGGTTTGGGAGAAATGCCGAACACAGCACGAGAGATGGGAATTAAATCGATTAATATTGTGCCTTTTTATTATTTCAATACTGAAACCGGCGCAAAATATGAAAGCGAACTTAAGAATGTTTTTAAGGCTTCAGCTTATTCTTGGAAAGGATTTTATAGTGAGGATTCGGGAATTGATTTAATGGAATTTCAATCGCAGTATCAGAATTATATTTCAACATTGGGAGGTATTGAAAATTTTCCATTTATGCCATTGAGTTTTGATGAGTACAAAGAATGGTTCTCGAATTCATGTTCTGTTGTCGGATTAGAGAGATGCTTGAATGTGGAAAATCTAATTGATATTCAACCTAATGGAGATGCCAATTTTTGTATTGATTTTCCAGATTATGTTTTTGGCAATATTAAAGATAAATCAATTGAAGAAGTATGGAATTCCGAGGAAGCAGAAATATTCAGAAAATACCGAAGAGAAAAGCCTCTAGCCGTTTGCTATAGATGCGGCGCAAAATATTGTTCAGAGATAAAAGAATAA
- a CDS encoding alpha-N-arabinofuranosidase translates to MKKKFTIMFLFYALAMFAQNAKIKFDISRIVGEVDPKIYGVFMEPIHFNGARMGLPDTVDFNTLYGTLYNPSSPLADDNGFRKDYINAMRELKITNMRWPGGNFLMGYNWEDGIGPKDKRPSRINLAWGGLESNHVGTDEWIQLNKSIGSENVVCVNLGLGTIQDAHNWVEYCNYKKGTYYSDLRIKNGHKEPYNVKIWDLGNEVDGYPWELGHKDAEDYVKIGRETAKAMKAVDGTIDFVASGSSYYEPTGKWIEWNRTILSGLGDMIKYISIHRYWEREKDYYDYMGKSAMDFEEKIKIPASEIEAVKAMKGFKNEIYISFDEWGVFGQNFLSILPIAQCLNSFIRHANVVKMANFTMLTSLLSNDVKNGTYKSPLFYTFKMFSTNCLGNSIDSHVDCDTFNTEKYKGIPYLDVTSVYNKEEKVVYINVVNRNKDENIKTDVFCMEGKLTGTAELSILNAESVEEPFSFGKQDQYKPDVKNIDVMDNKLTLSFPPHSFTQIKININE, encoded by the coding sequence ATGAAAAAGAAATTTACAATTATGTTCCTTTTTTATGCATTAGCGATGTTCGCTCAAAATGCGAAAATTAAATTTGATATCAGCCGAATCGTTGGTGAAGTTGATCCGAAAATTTATGGCGTATTTATGGAGCCGATACATTTCAATGGGGCTAGAATGGGATTACCAGACACCGTTGATTTTAATACACTATACGGGACACTGTATAATCCTTCATCGCCTCTGGCTGATGATAACGGATTTAGGAAAGATTACATTAATGCAATGAGAGAATTAAAAATTACAAATATGCGCTGGCCTGGCGGAAATTTCCTGATGGGATATAATTGGGAAGATGGAATTGGTCCTAAAGATAAGAGACCATCTCGTATAAATCTGGCTTGGGGCGGATTGGAAAGTAATCACGTCGGGACAGATGAATGGATACAGCTGAATAAATCAATAGGAAGTGAAAATGTTGTGTGCGTTAATCTTGGACTCGGCACAATACAAGACGCACATAATTGGGTTGAGTACTGTAATTATAAAAAAGGTACTTATTATTCTGACTTAAGAATTAAGAACGGACACAAAGAGCCCTATAATGTTAAAATTTGGGATTTGGGAAATGAAGTCGATGGATATCCTTGGGAGCTTGGGCATAAAGACGCGGAAGATTACGTAAAAATTGGTAGAGAAACCGCCAAAGCAATGAAAGCCGTAGACGGCACAATAGACTTTGTCGCTTCCGGTTCTTCTTATTATGAGCCTACCGGAAAATGGATCGAATGGAATAGAACAATTCTGTCCGGACTTGGCGATATGATCAAATATATTTCAATTCATCGTTATTGGGAAAGAGAAAAAGATTATTATGATTATATGGGTAAAAGTGCGATGGATTTTGAAGAAAAAATAAAAATTCCCGCATCCGAAATTGAAGCCGTAAAAGCAATGAAGGGATTTAAAAACGAAATTTATATTTCTTTTGACGAATGGGGTGTATTCGGGCAAAACTTTTTATCGATATTGCCGATTGCTCAATGTCTAAATTCATTTATACGTCATGCGAATGTTGTGAAAATGGCAAACTTTACAATGCTCACTTCTTTGCTTTCGAACGACGTTAAAAACGGAACTTATAAATCACCGCTCTTCTATACTTTTAAAATGTTTTCGACAAATTGTTTGGGAAATTCAATTGACTCGCATGTTGATTGCGATACTTTTAATACGGAAAAGTATAAAGGGATTCCATACCTCGATGTTACTTCGGTTTATAATAAGGAAGAAAAAGTTGTTTATATAAATGTAGTAAATAGAAATAAGGATGAAAATATTAAAACTGATGTTTTTTGCATGGAAGGAAAATTAACGGGCACTGCCGAATTAAGTATTTTAAATGCTGAATCGGTAGAAGAACCTTTTTCTTTTGGGAAACAAGATCAATATAAACCCGATGTTAAAAATATTGATGTTATGGATAATAAATTAACTTTGAGCTTCCCGCCACATTCGTTTACACAAATCAAAATTAATATTAATGAATGA
- a CDS encoding T9SS type A sorting domain-containing protein, producing the protein MKKKYIYLFIIQSFLINNVFAQMWKSYTSENSGLSNNQVNAIAVSGDGTIWFATDDGLCAFDSVQWKVYKINDGLKSNMINTISFLPHSSQELFVSSDSGITILTVDKTDITSIPKYINKSVNNIISNKVSAVEIDGKNNNWIGTADGLSIITNSGIYNFDERNGFENPKVNTLKTLPDDWVYIGTSGGGVNRLKYKGVDGISSASNIITTWSGLASDTVLTIYVTDDTLRWYGTTQGVSTHFGTDTKDINYWWIYNTYTSGIAENYVRAIVRDKNRAMWFGTRKGISKMSADKSTWQTYTETDGLISNNIFDISVDKNNNLWIATDKGVSFFNNVILSTKKLIPRIVELSMTNFPNPFNPSTIIEYTIPRTSKVRLEVYDNLGKLIEVLVDKKLNPGNYRTQFKINGITSGIYFYRLITDKSVITKKMILLK; encoded by the coding sequence ATGAAAAAAAAATACATATACCTTTTTATAATACAATCATTTCTGATAAATAACGTTTTTGCCCAAATGTGGAAATCATATACATCGGAAAATAGCGGTTTATCCAATAATCAAGTTAATGCAATTGCAGTTAGCGGCGACGGAACAATTTGGTTTGCAACAGATGACGGATTATGCGCTTTTGATTCTGTGCAATGGAAAGTTTATAAAATAAATGACGGGTTGAAAAGTAATATGATTAACACAATTTCTTTTCTTCCTCATTCATCTCAAGAATTATTTGTTTCGTCTGATTCTGGAATTACGATTTTAACGGTTGACAAAACTGATATTACGTCGATACCAAAATATATTAATAAATCGGTCAATAATATCATTTCCAACAAAGTAAGTGCTGTCGAAATTGATGGAAAAAATAATAATTGGATCGGAACGGCGGATGGTCTTTCAATAATTACAAATTCGGGAATTTATAATTTTGACGAAAGAAACGGATTTGAAAACCCAAAAGTAAATACTTTAAAAACTTTACCCGATGATTGGGTATATATTGGAACTTCGGGAGGTGGAGTTAACAGGCTTAAATATAAAGGCGTCGACGGAATATCATCAGCTTCAAATATAATAACCACATGGAGCGGATTGGCATCCGATACGGTTTTAACAATATATGTTACCGATGATACTTTACGCTGGTATGGCACAACTCAAGGTGTTTCCACACATTTTGGAACTGATACTAAAGACATCAATTATTGGTGGATTTACAATACCTATACTAGCGGAATTGCCGAGAATTATGTAAGGGCAATTGTGCGGGATAAAAATCGCGCAATGTGGTTTGGTACGAGAAAAGGGATTTCCAAAATGTCTGCGGATAAATCTACTTGGCAGACTTATACAGAAACCGATGGATTAATTAGCAATAATATCTTTGATATCTCTGTCGATAAAAATAATAACCTTTGGATAGCAACCGATAAGGGTGTTTCTTTTTTTAATAACGTAATATTATCAACTAAAAAATTAATTCCAAGAATTGTTGAATTGAGTATGACTAATTTTCCGAATCCATTTAACCCTTCTACTATTATAGAATATACTATACCGAGAACAAGTAAAGTAAGATTGGAAGTTTATGATAATTTAGGAAAACTTATAGAAGTATTAGTAGATAAAAAACTAAATCCGGGTAATTATAGAACACAGTTTAAAATTAACGGAATTACGAGCGGTATATATTTTTACCGGCTTATTACAGATAAATCGGTTATTACAAAAAAAATGATTCTATTGAAATAA
- a CDS encoding endo-1,4-beta-xylanase, translating to MKNYTIFAALVLITILQGSVFAQLETNGSFELSDTGNVFDADVKGWLIQSASLNPSPLFEIVNTPVQQGNKALKISINSVASNQWDIQIVSDSIHIMPGETYVYTIWAKAEKPGAQVNFTVGNYSYSEYAAIRPANLTTEWKEYKLTFSVSDNQTVIRAPIHLNYSSNIGNAIYIDNLKIKGENFGKVPIIFEAESGSVGNGFTVMEDGEITFVAPVKNYTGLNFPEDSNSVINYNVTLEDSGKYNLFARVKVGPDSFNDDSFFAGRGFGNKNDTSANDWVFINGLANAGFDVAADYVYDFGITGSEIWKWINVTKNFFPKDSTSEYFQADVNNLTKTFQIASREDGLEIDKFAFGKSNLYFTVNDLDNMLPGSTSMDKPENKFYQGPPYAQGMPKFLGNAYGDIQDDVFQNYWNQLTPGNAGKWGSVAASIDTNNWNWGGLDRAYNCAKNNNLIFKDHTLIWGQQQPSWISSLDSAQQFHFIETWIRKVGERYPYIDLIDVVNEPLATHNPPDGKNGRANYKKALGGDGKTGWDWVINSFKLARKYLPNAKLILNDYGIINDNTATTSYMQIINLLKDQKLIDGIGIQGHRFEFENSSTNTLKGNLDKLGSTGLPVYISEMDLGNIGDAGTPDDAKQLELFKKYFPVLWQHPSVNGITLWGYVEGQMWQTTCFLVHKDGVNRPALDWLVQYINENPVGIEIEKDPLPNNFTLEQNYPNPFNPTTEIKFSIGNTSKISLRVYDILGREIQTLIDEIKSPGNYSCTFNAKNISSGIYYYQLTSGNFIDTKKFVVLK from the coding sequence ATGAAAAACTATACAATATTTGCAGCATTGGTTTTAATTACCATTTTACAAGGAAGTGTTTTTGCACAACTTGAAACTAACGGAAGTTTTGAACTTTCCGATACCGGAAATGTTTTTGATGCTGACGTTAAAGGCTGGTTGATTCAATCCGCAAGTTTAAATCCTTCTCCATTATTCGAAATTGTTAATACGCCGGTTCAGCAAGGCAACAAAGCATTAAAAATATCCATTAATTCCGTTGCCTCAAATCAATGGGATATTCAAATCGTTTCTGATAGTATTCATATTATGCCCGGTGAAACTTATGTCTACACAATTTGGGCAAAAGCAGAGAAACCGGGCGCTCAAGTAAACTTTACCGTAGGTAATTACTCATATTCAGAGTATGCGGCAATCAGACCGGCAAATCTTACGACTGAATGGAAAGAATATAAACTTACATTTTCTGTTAGTGATAATCAAACTGTTATCCGCGCGCCAATTCATTTAAATTATTCTAGCAATATTGGCAATGCGATATATATAGATAATCTTAAAATAAAAGGTGAAAATTTTGGTAAAGTACCTATAATATTTGAAGCCGAATCGGGAAGTGTCGGAAACGGTTTTACGGTTATGGAAGATGGTGAAATTACTTTTGTTGCCCCGGTAAAGAACTATACCGGACTTAATTTTCCGGAAGATTCAAATAGCGTGATAAACTATAATGTAACATTGGAAGACTCCGGAAAATATAATTTGTTTGCAAGAGTTAAGGTTGGTCCGGACTCATTTAATGATGATAGTTTTTTTGCAGGTAGAGGGTTTGGAAACAAAAACGATACTTCCGCAAATGATTGGGTTTTTATAAATGGATTGGCAAACGCAGGTTTTGATGTAGCTGCAGATTATGTATATGATTTTGGTATTACAGGTTCTGAAATCTGGAAATGGATAAATGTAACAAAAAACTTTTTCCCAAAAGATTCGACGAGTGAATATTTTCAAGCTGATGTAAATAATCTAACTAAAACATTTCAAATAGCAAGTCGTGAAGACGGATTGGAAATAGATAAATTCGCATTTGGAAAATCAAATTTATATTTCACGGTAAATGATTTGGATAACATGCTGCCCGGTTCCACTTCAATGGACAAACCTGAAAATAAATTTTATCAAGGGCCGCCTTATGCTCAAGGAATGCCGAAATTCTTGGGCAATGCTTACGGCGATATTCAAGATGATGTTTTTCAAAATTATTGGAATCAGCTTACTCCCGGAAATGCGGGAAAATGGGGTTCGGTTGCCGCATCAATTGATACAAATAATTGGAATTGGGGCGGTTTGGATAGAGCATATAATTGTGCGAAAAATAATAATTTGATTTTCAAAGATCATACATTAATATGGGGGCAGCAGCAGCCTTCGTGGATATCGTCTTTAGATTCTGCTCAGCAATTTCATTTTATTGAAACATGGATTAGAAAAGTCGGTGAAAGATATCCTTATATTGATTTGATCGACGTTGTTAACGAACCTTTAGCTACTCATAATCCTCCAGATGGAAAAAACGGAAGGGCTAATTATAAAAAAGCACTTGGCGGCGATGGTAAAACAGGATGGGATTGGGTAATAAATTCATTTAAGCTTGCACGCAAATATCTGCCTAACGCAAAACTAATTTTGAATGATTATGGAATTATAAACGACAACACCGCAACAACATCTTATATGCAAATAATAAATTTACTCAAAGATCAAAAATTGATCGATGGAATTGGTATTCAAGGCCATAGATTTGAATTTGAAAATTCGAGTACGAACACATTAAAAGGAAACTTAGATAAACTGGGCTCAACTGGACTTCCCGTTTACATTTCCGAAATGGATCTTGGAAACATTGGAGACGCGGGAACTCCCGATGATGCAAAACAATTAGAACTCTTTAAAAAATATTTTCCTGTTTTGTGGCAACATCCCAGTGTAAATGGAATTACGCTTTGGGGTTACGTTGAAGGTCAAATGTGGCAAACGACTTGTTTTTTAGTTCATAAAGACGGCGTTAATAGACCTGCATTGGATTGGCTGGTTCAATATATAAATGAAAATCCTGTTGGAATTGAAATAGAAAAAGATCCTTTACCCAATAATTTTACGTTGGAACAAAATTATCCGAATCCATTTAATCCAACAACAGAAATAAAATTCAGCATTGGAAATACTTCAAAAATATCTTTAAGAGTTTATGATATCTTGGGACGTGAAATTCAAACATTAATAGATGAAATTAAATCTCCTGGTAATTATTCTTGTACATTTAATGCTAAAAATATTTCGAGCGGAATTTATTATTATCAATTAACATCCGGAAATTTTATTGATACAAAAAAATTTGTTGTGCTTAAATAA